A single Dunckerocampus dactyliophorus isolate RoL2022-P2 chromosome 2, RoL_Ddac_1.1, whole genome shotgun sequence DNA region contains:
- the clul1 gene encoding clusterin-like protein 1 isoform X1, producing the protein MKFLQSLVLLVSLVLIGSGAAEQQTASQDALKELSQAGEKVVGEEVKRALYGVKQMEEVMWRNEQKHEHLMKSLQHSSDKTKGAAQLAQDVSEKLQEAEEHCRTSLQSEWDQCRPCLEEACKTFFSTTCRRGFATFKTKVENFFRRMSRRFSFSEPELEAGDILVNQEPDNPDLEMVRIQDSFTRLSRKVRMLVNNSVALASRMSDKLDQALQESLLSKPFVSTTTDPNDPARDSGFLQGVGLEEVLDSFFDFGRSVVEEFGAVVTQVFDDLHGTQADDKKMDTSLATSIFVLRAEKSIPRFLQNRKLCRDLRKQSSECWQLQKQCEACQGGLLTECPSVRELHVELDQVSQLLGMSKEQYDEILSIVQQHADETISWLGNMAGEFSWVARVVGDGSGPQNIFRVTRVAPMSQDLNLPATETQVEVNILNSPPYILSVPGELNLQEPAFIQYVVQEALGKYKEMVRYDEDEE; encoded by the exons ATGAAGTTTCTGCAAAGTTTGGTTCTGCTGGTGTCACTGGTTCTCATTGGGAGTGGTGCAGCAGAGCAACAAACAGCCTCACAGGATGCTTTAAAAG AGTTGTCCCAGGCTGGAGAGAAGGTGGTGGGCGAGGAGGTGAAGCGAGCTTTGTACGGCGTCAAGCAGATGGAGGAGGTGATGTGGAGGAACGAGCAGAAGCACGAGCACCTCATGAAGTCTCTGCAACACAGCAGCGACAAGACAAAG GGGGCGGCACAGCTGGCACAAGACGTGTCGGAGAAGCTGCAGGAGGCTGAGGAGCACTGCAGAACATCCTTACAGTCAGAGTGGGATCAGTGTAGGCCCTGCTTGGAGGAGGCATGCAAAACCTTCTTCAGCACCACTTGTCGTAGAGGTTTTGCCACCTTCAAAACTAAG GTGGAGAACTTTTTCCGCAGGATGTCCAGACGCTTCAGCTTCAGTGAGCCCGAGCTGGAAGCAGGTGACATCCTGGTGAACCAAGAACCGGACAACCCAGATCTAGAGATGGTCCGCATCCAAGATTCCTTCACCCGCCTGAGCCGGAAAGTGCGGATGCTGGTGAACAACAGTGTGGCCTTGGCCTCCAGGATGAGCGACAAGCTGGACCAAGCTCTCCAGGAGTCTCTGCTGAGCAAGCCCTTTGTCTCGACCACCACAGACCCCAATGACCCAGCCCGCGACTCGGGTTTCCTGCAGGGGGTGGGCTTGGAGGAGGTGTTGGACTCCTTCTTTGACTTTGGCCGCagtgtggtggaggagtttggggCGGTGGTGACGCAGGTGTTTGATGACCTCCATGGAACACAGGCGGACGACAAAAagatggacacttcattag CAACTTCCATCTTTGTGTTGAGAGCAGAGAAAAGCATCCCGCGCTTCTTGCAGAACAGGAAGCTGTGCAGAGACCTCCGCAAACAGTCGTCCGAGTGCTGGCAGCTCCAGAAGCAGTGTGAAGCCTGCCAGGGGGGCTTGCTCACAG AGTGTCCGAGCGTGAGGGAGCTGCACGTGGAGCTGGACCAGGTCTCCCAGCTGCTGGGCATGTCCAAGGAGCAGTACGACGAGATCCTGTCCATTGTGCAGCAACATGCCGACGAGACGATCAGCTGGCTTGGCAACATGGCCGGCGAGTTCAGCTGGGTGGCTCGGGTGGTGGGCGACGGCAGCGGACCACAAAACATCTTCCGCGTCACAAGG GTGGCACCAATGAGCCAAGACCTAAACCTGCCAGCAACAGAGACCCAAGTGGAGGTGAACATCCTCAACTCCCCCCCCTATATCCTCTCCGTGCCAGGGGAGCTGAACCTGCAGGAACCGGCCTTCATCCAGTATGTGGTCCAGGAGGCCCTGGGGAAGTACAAGGAGATGGTCAG GTATGATGAAGATGAGGAGTAG
- the clul1 gene encoding clusterin-like protein 1 isoform X2 gives MKFLQSLVLLVSLVLIGSGAAEQQTASQDALKELSQAGEKVVGEEVKRALYGVKQMEEVMWRNEQKHEHLMKSLQHSSDKTKGAAQLAQDVSEKLQEAEEHCRTSLQSEWDQCRPCLEEACKTFFSTTCRRGFATFKTKVENFFRRMSRRFSFSEPELEAGDILVNQEPDNPDLEMVRIQDSFTRLSRKVRMLVNNSVALASRMSDKLDQALQESLLSKPFVSTTTDPNDPARDSGFLQGVGLEEVLDSFFDFGRSVVEEFGAVVTQVFDDLHGTQADDKKMDTSLEKSIPRFLQNRKLCRDLRKQSSECWQLQKQCEACQGGLLTECPSVRELHVELDQVSQLLGMSKEQYDEILSIVQQHADETISWLGNMAGEFSWVARVVGDGSGPQNIFRVTRVAPMSQDLNLPATETQVEVNILNSPPYILSVPGELNLQEPAFIQYVVQEALGKYKEMVRYDEDEE, from the exons ATGAAGTTTCTGCAAAGTTTGGTTCTGCTGGTGTCACTGGTTCTCATTGGGAGTGGTGCAGCAGAGCAACAAACAGCCTCACAGGATGCTTTAAAAG AGTTGTCCCAGGCTGGAGAGAAGGTGGTGGGCGAGGAGGTGAAGCGAGCTTTGTACGGCGTCAAGCAGATGGAGGAGGTGATGTGGAGGAACGAGCAGAAGCACGAGCACCTCATGAAGTCTCTGCAACACAGCAGCGACAAGACAAAG GGGGCGGCACAGCTGGCACAAGACGTGTCGGAGAAGCTGCAGGAGGCTGAGGAGCACTGCAGAACATCCTTACAGTCAGAGTGGGATCAGTGTAGGCCCTGCTTGGAGGAGGCATGCAAAACCTTCTTCAGCACCACTTGTCGTAGAGGTTTTGCCACCTTCAAAACTAAG GTGGAGAACTTTTTCCGCAGGATGTCCAGACGCTTCAGCTTCAGTGAGCCCGAGCTGGAAGCAGGTGACATCCTGGTGAACCAAGAACCGGACAACCCAGATCTAGAGATGGTCCGCATCCAAGATTCCTTCACCCGCCTGAGCCGGAAAGTGCGGATGCTGGTGAACAACAGTGTGGCCTTGGCCTCCAGGATGAGCGACAAGCTGGACCAAGCTCTCCAGGAGTCTCTGCTGAGCAAGCCCTTTGTCTCGACCACCACAGACCCCAATGACCCAGCCCGCGACTCGGGTTTCCTGCAGGGGGTGGGCTTGGAGGAGGTGTTGGACTCCTTCTTTGACTTTGGCCGCagtgtggtggaggagtttggggCGGTGGTGACGCAGGTGTTTGATGACCTCCATGGAACACAGGCGGACGACAAAAagatggacacttcattag AGAAAAGCATCCCGCGCTTCTTGCAGAACAGGAAGCTGTGCAGAGACCTCCGCAAACAGTCGTCCGAGTGCTGGCAGCTCCAGAAGCAGTGTGAAGCCTGCCAGGGGGGCTTGCTCACAG AGTGTCCGAGCGTGAGGGAGCTGCACGTGGAGCTGGACCAGGTCTCCCAGCTGCTGGGCATGTCCAAGGAGCAGTACGACGAGATCCTGTCCATTGTGCAGCAACATGCCGACGAGACGATCAGCTGGCTTGGCAACATGGCCGGCGAGTTCAGCTGGGTGGCTCGGGTGGTGGGCGACGGCAGCGGACCACAAAACATCTTCCGCGTCACAAGG GTGGCACCAATGAGCCAAGACCTAAACCTGCCAGCAACAGAGACCCAAGTGGAGGTGAACATCCTCAACTCCCCCCCCTATATCCTCTCCGTGCCAGGGGAGCTGAACCTGCAGGAACCGGCCTTCATCCAGTATGTGGTCCAGGAGGCCCTGGGGAAGTACAAGGAGATGGTCAG GTATGATGAAGATGAGGAGTAG